From a region of the Chitinophaga caseinilytica genome:
- a CDS encoding peptide chain release factor 3, which translates to MKYINEINKRKTFAIIAHPDAGKTTLTEKFLLFGGAIQTAGAVKSNKIKKHTTSDFMEIERQRGISVATSVMTFEYRDILINLLDTPGHKDFAEDTYRTLTAVDSVVLVIDCVKGVEEQTKKLMEVCRMRDTPVIIFVNKLDRDGKNPFDLLDELEELLNIRVRPLSWPINGGKDFKGVYNLYDKSFVSFAANRKATDEDIVPLADLTSPRIDELFSATDAAQLRNDVELIEGVYDTFDAQPYLEGKLAPVFFGSAVNNFGVKDLLDTFVDIAPIPRDREASTREVKATEDKFSGFIFKIHANLDPRHRDRIAFLRVCSGRFERNKYFHHVRLDKDVRFANPYSFLAREKNIVDDAFPGDVVGLFDTGNFKIGDTLTEGENFFFTGIPSFSPELFKELVNKDPMKTKQLEKGISQLTDEGVAQLFTQHNGNRKIIGCVGDLQFEVIQYRLLQEYGASCQFNTLPFYKACWITGDKKKLEEFTRFKGANVVQDKDGHLVYLAQSEWYLNTERANNPDIEFHFTSEIHK; encoded by the coding sequence ATGAAGTACATCAACGAGATCAATAAAAGGAAAACATTCGCGATCATCGCCCACCCTGACGCCGGTAAAACCACCCTCACGGAGAAGTTCCTGCTCTTCGGCGGGGCCATCCAGACGGCAGGCGCGGTGAAATCCAACAAGATAAAAAAACACACCACTTCCGACTTCATGGAGATCGAACGGCAGCGCGGTATCTCCGTTGCCACCTCCGTAATGACGTTCGAATACCGGGACATTCTCATTAACCTCCTCGATACCCCCGGTCACAAAGACTTCGCCGAAGATACTTACCGTACCCTCACGGCGGTCGACAGCGTTGTACTGGTGATCGACTGCGTGAAAGGCGTGGAAGAACAGACCAAGAAGCTCATGGAAGTCTGCCGCATGCGCGACACGCCCGTGATCATCTTCGTCAACAAGCTCGACCGCGACGGTAAAAACCCTTTCGACCTGCTCGATGAGCTGGAAGAACTGCTCAACATCCGCGTACGCCCCCTCAGCTGGCCCATCAACGGCGGCAAGGATTTCAAGGGCGTATACAACCTGTACGACAAAAGCTTCGTTTCCTTCGCGGCCAACCGCAAGGCTACCGACGAAGATATCGTGCCGCTGGCCGATCTGACCAGCCCGCGGATCGACGAGCTTTTCAGCGCCACGGACGCCGCGCAGCTGCGCAACGACGTGGAACTGATCGAAGGCGTTTACGATACCTTCGACGCGCAACCCTACCTGGAAGGCAAACTGGCCCCCGTGTTCTTCGGCTCTGCCGTGAACAACTTCGGGGTCAAAGACCTCCTGGATACTTTCGTAGACATCGCCCCTATCCCGCGCGACCGTGAAGCCAGCACCCGTGAAGTGAAAGCCACGGAAGACAAGTTCTCCGGCTTCATTTTCAAGATACACGCCAACCTCGATCCCCGGCACAGAGACCGTATCGCGTTCTTGCGCGTATGCTCCGGACGGTTCGAGCGGAATAAATATTTCCACCACGTACGGCTCGACAAAGACGTGCGCTTCGCCAACCCCTACAGCTTCCTGGCGCGGGAAAAGAACATCGTGGACGACGCGTTCCCCGGCGATGTGGTGGGCCTTTTCGATACCGGCAACTTCAAGATCGGCGATACGCTCACCGAAGGAGAAAACTTCTTCTTCACCGGTATCCCCAGCTTCTCGCCTGAACTGTTTAAGGAACTGGTGAACAAAGACCCCATGAAAACCAAGCAACTGGAGAAAGGAATTTCCCAGCTGACCGACGAAGGCGTGGCCCAGCTTTTCACCCAACACAACGGCAACCGCAAGATCATTGGCTGCGTGGGCGACCTCCAGTTCGAAGTAATCCAATACCGCCTGCTCCAGGAATACGGCGCTTCCTGCCAGTTCAATACACTGCCCTTCTACAAAGCCTGCTGGATCACCGGCGATAAAAAGAAGCTGGAAGAATTCACCCGCTTCAAAGGCGCCAACGTAGTGCAGGATAAAGACGGTCACCTCGTGTACCTTGCGCAATCAGAATGGTACCTCAATACCGAACGGGCCAACAATCCCGATATCGAGTTCCATTTCACTTCGGAGATACATAAGTAA
- a CDS encoding ABC transporter permease has product MLSSLKIFWNSLKMALQELRVNKLRTFLSLLGITIGIFCIIAVLTVTESMETSIRKDLNSLGTNVIYVEKWPWDGGGEWWQYVNRPQPKFQEVRQVKDKVGSADAVTFTFSTSGRKVEFGSDYMDQVALIATSADLDKMQTIELAAGRYFSPSEFNSSSNAVVLGWNIADGLFGNVDAAVGKEIRVSSRKCRVIGVLKRKGDSMIGGVLNDDCVLMNYLYARTIVDERNWNTNTTILVRSADGIPTAQLKDDLTGAMRAIRRLKPADGNDFALNEITTVQGELTTLFTYINAGGWMIAAFALLVGGFGIANIMFVTVKERTNIIGLKKAIGARPGVILTEFLIESMILCMVGGGLGLLFVYGGALIARNMFSSFQIGLSIGNIILGFSISGIVGIIAGFIPAYTASKLDPVVAIRSN; this is encoded by the coding sequence ATGCTATCATCGCTCAAGATATTTTGGAACAGTCTGAAAATGGCCCTGCAGGAGCTGCGGGTCAATAAGCTGCGGACTTTCCTGTCGCTGCTGGGCATTACCATCGGCATTTTCTGCATCATCGCGGTACTGACGGTGACGGAGAGTATGGAGACTTCCATCCGGAAAGACCTTAACTCGCTGGGCACCAACGTGATCTATGTCGAAAAGTGGCCTTGGGACGGCGGGGGTGAATGGTGGCAGTATGTGAACCGCCCGCAGCCCAAATTCCAGGAAGTCCGCCAGGTCAAAGACAAAGTAGGCTCCGCAGATGCCGTCACTTTCACTTTTTCCACCAGCGGCCGGAAAGTGGAGTTCGGGTCGGACTATATGGACCAGGTAGCCCTCATCGCCACATCGGCCGATCTTGACAAGATGCAGACCATCGAACTGGCGGCCGGGCGGTATTTTAGTCCCTCCGAATTCAACAGCAGTTCCAACGCCGTAGTGCTGGGCTGGAACATCGCCGACGGGCTTTTCGGCAACGTGGACGCTGCCGTGGGCAAGGAGATCCGCGTATCCAGCCGGAAGTGCCGGGTGATCGGGGTACTGAAACGGAAAGGGGACAGCATGATCGGCGGGGTGCTGAACGACGATTGTGTGCTCATGAACTACCTCTACGCCCGTACGATCGTGGACGAGCGGAACTGGAATACGAATACGACCATATTGGTCCGTTCTGCTGACGGTATCCCCACCGCGCAGCTGAAAGACGACCTCACGGGGGCCATGCGGGCCATCCGGCGGTTGAAACCGGCAGACGGGAACGATTTTGCCCTGAACGAGATCACCACGGTGCAGGGGGAACTCACCACGCTCTTTACCTACATCAACGCCGGCGGCTGGATGATCGCAGCATTCGCGTTGCTGGTGGGCGGTTTCGGGATCGCGAACATCATGTTCGTGACAGTAAAGGAAAGAACGAATATCATCGGCCTGAAAAAGGCCATAGGCGCCCGCCCGGGCGTCATATTGACGGAATTCCTCATCGAGTCCATGATCCTTTGCATGGTAGGCGGTGGCCTGGGGCTGCTATTCGTCTACGGGGGCGCCCTGATCGCCAGGAACATGTTCAGCTCCTTCCAGATCGGGCTTTCGATCGGCAATATCATCCTCGGGTTTTCCATTTCCGGGATCGTGGGGATCATTGCCGGGTTCATTCCCGCTTACACCGCCAGCAAGCTCGACCCAGTTGTGGCGATCAGGAGCAATTGA
- a CDS encoding Fic family protein, which yields MTTEKFEKINSLKNRIDSLNDMKEWDDSFIEMVKTDFTYNSNKLEGNALTFGQTIAALKDLVTPGSHASSDILDVINHQEILDVVFDNHRTEKISVENILQLHKVLMKYIVQWEDDGHYSPGRFKMFENATMLSGGKIYRYLPPAEVPDAMEALVTAINHQLTGVDYADINRHPLTIATRFHQQFLDIHPFSDGNGRIARIFVNLILLKTGFPPIFIKEVDRKTYLHLFELSQKDILPMQEFFADKLLESLDVKLDFVLQAIQSGETAA from the coding sequence ATGACTACTGAAAAATTCGAAAAGATCAATTCGCTGAAAAACCGCATTGATAGTCTTAACGATATGAAGGAATGGGATGATTCGTTTATCGAAATGGTAAAAACGGACTTCACCTATAACTCCAACAAGCTTGAAGGAAATGCGCTCACTTTCGGACAGACGATTGCGGCATTGAAGGATCTTGTTACACCAGGGAGCCACGCTTCGAGCGACATACTGGACGTGATAAATCATCAGGAAATTTTGGACGTCGTATTCGATAATCACCGCACGGAAAAGATATCCGTTGAAAACATCCTGCAACTCCATAAAGTCTTGATGAAATACATCGTTCAATGGGAAGACGACGGTCATTACAGTCCCGGACGTTTTAAAATGTTCGAGAACGCGACCATGCTGAGCGGTGGTAAAATTTATCGATATTTACCTCCTGCCGAAGTGCCGGATGCGATGGAAGCCCTCGTGACTGCCATCAATCACCAACTTACCGGGGTAGATTATGCTGATATCAACCGGCATCCGCTTACGATAGCCACCCGATTTCATCAACAGTTTCTCGATATTCATCCGTTTAGCGACGGCAATGGCAGGATAGCCCGGATTTTCGTAAACCTGATACTGCTGAAAACCGGTTTTCCGCCAATTTTCATTAAGGAAGTTGACCGGAAAACATATCTCCACCTGTTCGAGCTATCCCAAAAGGATATCCTTCCCATGCAGGAATTTTTTGCCGACAAACTCCTTGAAAGCCTGGACGTTAAGTTGGATTTCGTGCTCCAGGCGATCCAGTCCGGCGAAACGGCTGCATAG
- a CDS encoding DUF4197 domain-containing protein, giving the protein MKHIFLAGALCMTLFSGCETTQQILSTLPTTTTTGQPNSFQIAAGLKEALSIGAQNSASRLSAPNGFFANAMLKILMPPEAQKVESTLRNLGMGNVVDKAILAMNRGAEEAAKSAAPIFVNAIKQMSITDAIGILRGGDFAATNYFKQKTTSALTTAFSPVINNALKKVDATKYWADVFTVYNKFSKTPVNTDLTAYVTERAINGIFHEVGAEEQKIRKDPAARVTELLKTVFGSSLAQNK; this is encoded by the coding sequence ATGAAACACATATTCCTTGCCGGCGCCCTTTGCATGACGCTCTTTTCGGGATGCGAGACCACTCAACAGATCCTCAGTACGCTGCCCACTACCACAACCACCGGTCAGCCCAACAGTTTCCAGATCGCCGCAGGCCTCAAAGAAGCCCTCAGCATAGGTGCCCAGAATTCCGCCAGCCGCCTTTCCGCGCCCAACGGGTTCTTCGCCAACGCCATGCTCAAAATCCTCATGCCCCCCGAAGCGCAGAAAGTGGAATCCACCCTCCGCAACCTCGGCATGGGCAACGTTGTCGATAAAGCCATCCTCGCCATGAACCGCGGTGCCGAAGAAGCCGCCAAATCAGCTGCGCCCATCTTCGTGAACGCCATCAAACAAATGTCCATCACCGACGCTATCGGTATCCTCCGCGGGGGCGACTTCGCCGCTACCAACTATTTCAAGCAAAAAACCACTTCAGCCCTCACCACCGCCTTCAGCCCCGTGATCAACAACGCCCTGAAGAAAGTAGACGCCACCAAATATTGGGCAGACGTATTCACCGTCTATAACAAATTCTCCAAAACACCCGTCAATACCGACCTTACCGCCTACGTCACCGAACGCGCCATCAACGGCATCTTCCATGAAGTAGGAGCGGAGGAACAAAAAATCCGTAAAGACCCCGCCGCCCGCGTCACCGAGCTCCTCAAAACAGTCTTCGGCAGCTCGCTGGCCCAGAACAAATAA